The Mytilus trossulus isolate FHL-02 unplaced genomic scaffold, PNRI_Mtr1.1.1.hap1 h1tg000398l__unscaffolded, whole genome shotgun sequence genome window below encodes:
- the LOC134702109 gene encoding uncharacterized protein LOC134702109: protein MKLTLAVCVVLIGMTLADDLVPNLIVQSVKMMHQNRSKRSLKPSMEDSVKMAFSMTDKNHDGHITVDELIQFVKKTTGLTIDQTTRQGFNMVFGNPTYDLNENGTIELNEYAGLMRMGMTRGK, encoded by the exons ATGAAACTTACATTGGCAGTCTGTGTTGTGCTGATTGGAATGACTTTGGCTGATGATTTAGTACCAAACCTTATAGTGCAGTCAGTGAAG ATGATGCATCAGAATCGCAGTAAAAGGTCACTTAAACCAAGCATGGAGGATTCGGTGAAGATGGCATTCAGCATGACAGACAAAAACCACGATGGTCATATAACAGTAGATGAATTGATACaatttgtaaagaaaacaaCCGGGTTAACCATTGATCAGACAACCAGACAAGGTTTTAATATGGTGTTTGGGAATCCCACATATGACCTCAATGAAAATGGAACTATTGAATTAAATG agtATGCTGGACTTATGAGAATGGGTATGACAAGAGGAAAGTAA
- the LOC134702136 gene encoding metalloproteinase inhibitor 2-like — translation MVTKILPLIIVLVWMTYSVHSCRCRGYPHPQNQFCSADYVMYGEVTKEKLIPGAPDDVNNNLATWEYTFKIIFKMKGVTEGVGQDVVIETRGNGALCGVRFTVGQSYILMGGKKPDGTKTIYLCDFRSTLDSLSPFQAFYLFTKRSNSYNFNCRRRCNIGAKSIGCKYQSENQNDKTTRCLAKNALCKRERRRCRWVNNETC, via the exons ATGGTTACGAAGATATTACCACTAATAATTGTTCTAGTATGGATGACATATAGTGTACACAGTTGTAGGTGTCGTGGTTATCCTCACCCTCAAAATCAATTCTGCTCTGCTGATTATG TAATGTATGGCGAAGTTACCAAGGAAAAACTTATTCCAGGTGCACCCGATGACGTAAACAACAATTTAGCTACTTGggaatatacatttaaaattattttcaaaatgaag GGTGTGACAGAAGGAGTTGGACAAGATGTTGTCATAGAGACAAGAGGAAATGGTGCTCTCTGTGGAGTACGATTTACTGTTGGccaatcttatattttaatgG gAGGCAAAAAACCTGATGGAAcgaaaacaatatatttgtgtGATTTTAGGAGTACACTTGACTCTCTTTCTCCATTTCAAgcgttttatttgtttacaaaacgtTCTAATTCGTATAATTTCAACTGTAGAAGAAGATGC aaCATTGGTGCAAAATCAATAGGCTGTAAATATCAATCggaaaatcaaaatgataagACTACTAGATGTCTTGCTAAGAACGCACTTTGCAAAAGAGAAAGAAGACGATGTCGCTGGGTTAATAATGAGACATGTTAG